TTGTGCAAACGATTTATTAAGAAGCTGATAAGGAGGACGGGGAAGCAGGAAAGCTAAACAAAAGTGCAAGTTCAGGCGAAATCAACACCTCACCCTAATTCTTTGGGTGTTCTGTAATATAAATTACATTGCAAATTCTGTACCGCTTTAAGGTAAGAGAGCTGAGCTTTCACACTTCTGCAGCAGTCAGGCATTGGCACTTCTGAACATAAGGTAGTGCTCTGAAGAAGGTCGTAAGTGGAAAGCACACAGAAGCTGTAAGAATGGGTACACAGAACCCGAAATAATTTCCCAGGAGATAAGAGAACATGGAATCAGAATACCAGTGCTCATTAATATTCAGCCACCCTTGCATTTAGATGTAGCCAATATATTTATGTTGTAAGTAGATTCCTTTggttacaatgaaaataaaagaccACAGGAGAATAAGTGATAAATCAACAAGACCAGTTAGGATGCTATTGCaatatttttggaaagaaaaactaGTAAGACTAGAACAGTGAGATATGGAAACATAACTACTTTTTCCGCAACAGGTTGCTGGCAGAACACAGGTGTCTTGAAAACCCTCTAAAGATGCTGTGTCGTGCCACTGTAGTggcttcttcctctgcctttctcttcctccGCTGTCGCCTCCCAACTCTAGTCAGCCTCCGGCCGGCCGTCTCCTTAACACAGAACACCATGCCTTCAATTAAGTTGCAGAGTTCTGGTGGAGAGATATTTGAAGTTGATGTGGAAATTGTCAAACAATCTGTGACTATCAAGACCATTTTGGAAGATTTGGGAATGAATGATGAAGGAGATCATGACCCAGTTCCTCTACCAAATGTTAATGCAGCAATATTAAAAAAGGTCATTCAGTGGTGCACCCACCACGAGGATGACCCACCTCCTCCCAAAGtttatgaaaacaaagaaaagcgaACAGACGATATCCCTGTTTGGGACCAAGAATTTCTGAAAGTTGACCAAGGAACACTTTTTGAACTCAATCTGGCTGCAAACTACTTAGACATCAAAGGTTTGCTTGATGTTACATGCAAGACTGTTGCCAATATGGTCAACAGGAAAACTCCTGAGGAGATTCACAAGaccttcaatttaaaaaatgactttactgggccgggagctgtggctcacgcctgtaatcccagcactttgggaggtcgaggcgggcggatcacgaggtcagtagattgagactatcctggctaacatggtgaaactccgtctctactaaaaaaatacaaaaaaattagccgggcatggtggcgggtgcctgtagtcccagctactcgggaagctgaggcaggagaatggtgtgaatccgggaggcggagcttgcagtgagccaagatggcaccactgcgctccggcctgggccacagagcgactctgtctaaaataaaaaaaataaaaaaaaaaaattactttactgAAGAGCGGGAAGCCCAGGTACAGCAAGAGAACCAGCGGTGTGAAGAGAAGTGAAATGTTATGCCTGACACTGTAACACTGTAAGGATTGTTCCAAATACTAGTTGCACTGCTCTGTTTATAGTTGTTAGTATTAGACAAACAGTAGACAAATGCAGCAGCAAGTCAATGGTATTAGCGGAATATTGTCCTCATTGCATGTGTAGTTTGAGTACAGATTCCAAACCTATGGCTGAGTTTCTTCCAGTATGATCAAAAGTTTCTTTGAATAAAACTGAACTGTAGGTTCTCTGTAAGTGGAATTTTGGCCTTTCCCTCTTTTTTGTAAAGCA
The sequence above is a segment of the Pan paniscus chromosome 10, NHGRI_mPanPan1-v2.0_pri, whole genome shotgun sequence genome. Coding sequences within it:
- the LOC106635345 gene encoding S-phase kinase-associated protein 1-like: MLCRATVVASSSAFLFLRCRLPTLVSLRPAVSLTQNTMPSIKLQSSGGEIFEVDVEIVKQSVTIKTILEDLGMNDEGDHDPVPLPNVNAAILKKVIQWCTHHEDDPPPPKVYENKEKRTDDIPVWDQEFLKVDQGTLFELNLAANYLDIKGLLDVTCKTVANMVNRKTPEEIHKTFNLKNDFTGPGAVAHACNPSTLGGRGGRITRSVD